The following proteins come from a genomic window of Pseudomonas sp. Z8(2022):
- a CDS encoding ABC transporter substrate-binding protein — protein sequence MKAISRLSCAISLAVLLPLSATAGEVEVLHWWTSGGEKRAADTLQKLVEAQGHKWKDFAVAGGGGEAAMTVLKTRAVSGNPPAAAQIKGPDIQEWGELGLLADLNEVAAEQKWDDLLPPQVVEVMKYQGDYVAVPVNVHRVNWLWINPAVFEKAGATPPTTLDEFFAAADKLKAAGFIAIAHGGQPWQDGTVFEDLAFSILGPEGFRKAFVEQDRDTLTGDRMVEVFAALQKLRGYIDADAAGRDWNSATGLVIDGKAGMQIMGDWAKSEWTAAGKVAGKDYECLAFPGTQGSFAFNIDSLAMFKLSNADNRKAQEDLARTVMGNEFQAFFNQNKGSIPVRMDQDMSSFDACAQKSMADFKEAAADGGLQPSLAHGMAASSYVQGAVFDVVTNFFNDPKADPKRAAQQLAAAIQAVQ from the coding sequence ATGAAAGCGATCTCTCGCCTCTCCTGTGCCATCTCCCTCGCAGTCCTGCTGCCCCTTTCCGCCACTGCCGGTGAAGTCGAAGTGCTGCACTGGTGGACCTCCGGTGGGGAAAAACGCGCCGCCGACACCCTGCAGAAACTGGTCGAAGCCCAGGGCCACAAATGGAAGGATTTCGCCGTTGCCGGTGGTGGTGGTGAAGCGGCCATGACCGTGCTGAAGACCCGTGCGGTGTCCGGCAACCCACCCGCCGCGGCGCAGATCAAGGGCCCGGATATTCAGGAGTGGGGCGAGCTGGGTCTGCTTGCCGACCTCAACGAGGTTGCCGCCGAACAGAAGTGGGACGACCTGCTGCCACCGCAGGTGGTCGAGGTGATGAAGTACCAGGGCGACTACGTGGCGGTGCCGGTCAACGTGCACCGGGTCAACTGGTTGTGGATCAACCCCGCGGTATTCGAAAAGGCCGGCGCCACGCCGCCGACCACCCTCGATGAATTCTTCGCCGCCGCCGACAAGCTCAAGGCGGCCGGCTTCATCGCCATCGCCCATGGTGGCCAGCCGTGGCAGGACGGCACCGTGTTCGAAGACCTGGCTTTCAGCATTCTCGGCCCCGAGGGCTTTCGCAAGGCCTTCGTCGAACAGGATCGCGACACCCTGACCGGCGACAGGATGGTCGAAGTGTTCGCAGCCCTGCAGAAACTGCGTGGCTATATCGACGCCGACGCCGCCGGGCGTGACTGGAACAGCGCCACTGGTCTGGTGATCGATGGCAAGGCCGGCATGCAGATCATGGGCGACTGGGCCAAGAGCGAGTGGACTGCTGCCGGCAAGGTCGCCGGCAAGGACTACGAATGCCTGGCCTTCCCCGGCACCCAGGGCAGCTTCGCCTTCAATATCGACTCGCTGGCCATGTTCAAACTGAGCAATGCCGACAACCGCAAGGCCCAGGAAGACCTGGCGCGCACGGTGATGGGCAACGAGTTCCAGGCGTTCTTCAACCAGAACAAGGGCTCGATCCCGGTGCGCATGGACCAGGACATGAGCAGCTTCGACGCCTGCGCGCAGAAGTCCATGGCCGACTTCAAGGAAGCCGCTGCCGATGGTGGTCTGCAGCCGAGCCTGGCCCACGGCATGGCCGCCTCCAGCTATGTGCAGGGTGCGGTGTTCGACGTGGTGACCAACTTCTTCAACGACCCCAAGGCCGACCCCAAGCGCGCCGCCCAGCAACTGGCCGCGGCGATCCAGGCGGTGCAGTGA
- a CDS encoding carbohydrate ABC transporter permease codes for MSSNAVLAKASPLDALQRWLPKLVLAPSMVIVLVGFYGYIGWTFLLSFTNSRFMPSYNFVGLQQYMRLWDNDRWWVASQNLLVFGGLFIAISLVIGVFLAVLLDQRIRREGFIRTIFLYPMALSMIVTGTAWKWLLNPGLGLDKLLRDWGWEGFRFDWLVDPDRVVYCLVMAAVWQSSGFVMALFLAGLRSVDQSIIRAAQVDGASLPSIYLRIVLPSLGPVFFSALMILAHIAIKSFDLVASMTAGGPGYASDLPAMFMYAHTFTRGQMGLGAASAMLMLGAVLAILVPYLYSELRGKRHD; via the coding sequence ATGAGTTCAAATGCAGTCCTCGCCAAAGCCTCACCGCTCGATGCCCTGCAGCGCTGGTTGCCCAAGCTGGTGCTGGCGCCGAGCATGGTCATCGTGCTGGTGGGCTTCTACGGCTACATCGGCTGGACCTTCCTGCTGTCGTTCACCAACTCGCGCTTCATGCCCAGCTACAACTTCGTCGGGCTGCAGCAGTACATGCGCCTGTGGGATAACGACCGCTGGTGGGTGGCGAGCCAGAACCTGCTGGTCTTCGGCGGCCTGTTCATCGCCATCAGCCTGGTCATCGGTGTGTTTCTGGCGGTGCTGCTGGACCAGCGCATCCGCCGCGAAGGCTTTATCCGCACCATCTTTCTCTACCCCATGGCACTGTCGATGATCGTCACCGGCACCGCCTGGAAGTGGCTGCTCAACCCCGGTCTGGGTCTGGACAAATTACTGCGCGACTGGGGCTGGGAGGGCTTTCGCTTCGACTGGCTGGTGGACCCGGATCGCGTCGTCTACTGCCTGGTGATGGCCGCCGTGTGGCAGTCCTCGGGCTTCGTCATGGCGCTGTTCCTTGCCGGGCTGCGCAGCGTCGATCAATCGATCATCCGCGCTGCCCAGGTCGACGGTGCCAGCCTGCCGAGCATCTACCTGCGCATCGTCCTGCCGAGCCTCGGACCGGTGTTCTTCAGTGCGCTGATGATCCTCGCCCACATCGCCATCAAGAGCTTCGACCTGGTCGCCTCGATGACCGCCGGTGGCCCCGGCTACGCCTCCGACCTGCCGGCGATGTTCATGTACGCCCACACCTTCACCCGAGGCCAGATGGGCCTCGGCGCCGCCAGCGCGATGCTGATGCTCGGCGCGGTGCTGGCGATCCTGGTGCCGTATCTGTATTCCGAACTGCGAGGCAAACGCCATGACTGA
- a CDS encoding carbohydrate ABC transporter permease, giving the protein MLDARLAPHPVSRVRAFSLSRLAIHATLILACAVYLVPLLVMLLTSFKTPDDIRSGNLLSIPDVFTLIGWLKAWDGVGGYFWNSVKITVPAVLISTLLGALNGYVLAMWRFRGSQLFFGLLLFGCFLPFQVILLPASFTLGQLGLANTTEGLVLVHVVYGLAFTTLFFRNFYVSIPEALVRAARLDGAGFFTIFARILLPMSVPTIMVCLIWQFTQIWNDFLFGVVFASGDTQPITVALNNLVNTSTGAKEYNVDMAAAMIAGLPTLLVYVLAGKYFLRGLTAGAVKG; this is encoded by the coding sequence GTGCTCGATGCGCGTCTGGCGCCACATCCAGTGTCTCGGGTGAGGGCCTTCAGCCTCAGCCGCCTGGCCATCCACGCCACCCTGATCCTGGCCTGCGCGGTGTACCTGGTGCCGCTGCTGGTGATGTTGCTGACCAGCTTCAAGACCCCCGACGACATCCGCAGCGGCAACCTGCTGTCGATCCCGGACGTGTTCACCCTGATCGGCTGGCTCAAGGCCTGGGACGGTGTCGGCGGCTACTTCTGGAACTCGGTGAAGATCACCGTCCCGGCGGTGCTGATCTCCACGCTGCTCGGCGCGCTGAACGGCTACGTGCTGGCCATGTGGCGCTTTCGCGGTTCGCAGCTGTTCTTCGGTCTGCTGCTGTTCGGCTGCTTCCTGCCGTTCCAGGTGATCCTGCTGCCGGCGTCCTTCACCCTCGGCCAGCTCGGCCTGGCCAATACCACCGAGGGCCTGGTGCTGGTGCACGTGGTCTACGGCCTGGCCTTTACCACGCTGTTCTTCCGCAACTTCTACGTGAGCATTCCCGAGGCGCTGGTGCGCGCTGCGCGTCTGGATGGCGCCGGCTTCTTCACCATCTTCGCGCGCATCCTGCTGCCGATGTCGGTGCCGACCATCATGGTCTGCCTGATCTGGCAGTTCACCCAGATCTGGAACGACTTCCTCTTCGGTGTGGTGTTCGCCAGCGGCGACACCCAGCCGATCACCGTGGCGCTGAACAACCTGGTCAACACCAGCACCGGGGCCAAGGAATACAACGTCGACATGGCCGCGGCGATGATCGCCGGGCTGCCCACCCTGCTGGTCTACGTCCTGGCCGGTAAGTACTTCCTGCGCGGTCTCACTGCCGGCGCGGTGAAAGGCTGA
- a CDS encoding ABC transporter ATP-binding protein: MATLELRNVNKSYGSGLADTLKNIELAIDSGEFLILVGPSGCGKSTLMNCIAGLEDISGGAILVDGADISGMSPKDRDIAMVFQSYALYPTMTVQDNIAFGLKMRKLPPAEIEAEVARVAKLLQIEHLLGRKPGQLSGGQQQRVAMGRALARRPKIYLFDEPLSNLDAKLRVEMRTEIKLMHQRLKTTTVYVTHDQIEAMTLGDKVAVMKDGIIQQFGTPQEIYNDPANQFVASFIGSPPMNFVPLRVQVREGQCFGLLDSGQARCELPLGAAAELEGRELILGVRPEQIQLAGAAAALPSLRAEVEVVEPTGPDTLVFVSLNQTKVCCRLAPDAAPQAGSSLDLQFDPARVLLFDASSGERLRPGKHQATDNKVAQFKAV; this comes from the coding sequence ATGGCTACCCTCGAACTGCGCAACGTCAACAAGTCCTACGGCAGCGGCCTGGCGGACACCCTGAAGAACATCGAACTGGCCATCGACTCCGGCGAGTTCCTGATCCTCGTCGGCCCCTCCGGCTGCGGAAAATCCACCCTGATGAACTGCATCGCCGGGCTGGAGGACATCAGCGGCGGGGCGATCCTGGTCGATGGCGCCGACATCAGCGGCATGAGCCCGAAGGATCGCGACATCGCCATGGTGTTTCAGTCCTATGCGCTGTACCCGACCATGACGGTACAGGACAACATCGCCTTCGGCCTGAAGATGCGCAAGCTGCCGCCTGCCGAGATCGAGGCCGAGGTGGCACGGGTGGCCAAGCTGTTGCAGATCGAGCATCTGCTGGGGCGCAAGCCCGGCCAGCTGTCCGGCGGCCAGCAGCAGCGCGTGGCCATGGGCCGGGCGCTGGCGCGGCGGCCGAAGATCTATCTGTTCGACGAGCCGCTGTCGAACCTCGATGCCAAGCTGCGTGTGGAGATGCGCACCGAGATCAAGCTGATGCACCAGCGTCTGAAGACCACCACGGTGTACGTCACCCATGACCAGATCGAGGCCATGACCCTGGGCGACAAGGTGGCGGTGATGAAGGACGGCATCATCCAGCAGTTCGGTACCCCGCAGGAAATCTACAACGACCCGGCCAACCAGTTCGTCGCCAGCTTCATCGGTTCGCCGCCGATGAACTTCGTCCCGCTGCGTGTGCAGGTGCGTGAGGGCCAGTGCTTTGGCCTGCTCGATTCTGGGCAGGCGCGTTGCGAGCTGCCGCTGGGCGCGGCGGCGGAGCTGGAAGGGCGCGAGCTGATCCTCGGCGTGCGTCCCGAGCAGATCCAGCTGGCCGGCGCCGCCGCGGCGCTGCCGAGCCTGCGCGCCGAGGTCGAGGTGGTCGAGCCGACCGGCCCCGACACCCTGGTGTTCGTCAGCCTCAACCAGACCAAGGTGTGCTGCCGCCTGGCGCCGGATGCCGCGCCGCAGGCCGGCAGCAGCCTCGACCTGCAGTTCGATCCGGCGCGCGTGCTGCTGTTCGACGCCAGCAGCGGCGAGCGCCTGCGCCCGGGAAAGCACCAGGCCACTGACAACAAGGTGGCCCAGTTCAAGGCTGTTTAG
- a CDS encoding maltoporin — protein MKTTQQTLTCSLGAPCLLALALATPQAQALEFSGYVRSGIGGADTGGTQQCFQLPGAQSKYRLGNECEQYIELDLRQDLFRLDDGSVISVEGMAQLYNQYGHTPKFTGDYGFARMNQMYAEWSNMPALGGGSLWAGRRFYKRNDIHISDFYYWNQSATGFGIDEMKIGDLKYSYVFSRKDNYDQEPYINRHDFNVGGFQVNPGGELEVGVSYIDKPDSTDSHSGWAVTAQHKQQDFLGGVNTFALQYGRGPGTGLGYTGDPTLDSSNRSWRLVEFFDFQMTPRLGGQVELVYQKDKRPDGADQNWLSIGGRTSYAFTEQFKLVGEIGRDQVEAPGGTRKLTKFTIAPTWSPAGPGFWERPEIRLYYTYASWNRAAQQAANLLADGSALSENGAFGSARHGSNFGVQVEYWWK, from the coding sequence ATGAAGACCACACAGCAAACCCTCACCTGTTCGCTCGGTGCCCCCTGCCTGCTGGCACTGGCCTTGGCCACGCCGCAGGCGCAGGCCCTGGAGTTCAGCGGTTATGTGCGCAGCGGTATCGGTGGTGCGGATACCGGCGGCACGCAGCAGTGTTTCCAGTTGCCCGGCGCTCAGTCGAAGTACCGCCTGGGTAACGAGTGCGAGCAGTACATCGAGCTGGACCTGCGCCAGGACCTGTTTCGCCTGGATGACGGCTCGGTGATCAGCGTCGAGGGCATGGCCCAGCTCTACAATCAGTACGGCCATACCCCGAAGTTCACCGGCGATTACGGCTTCGCGCGGATGAACCAGATGTACGCGGAGTGGAGCAACATGCCGGCGCTGGGTGGCGGTTCGCTGTGGGCCGGGCGGCGCTTCTACAAGCGTAACGACATCCATATCTCCGACTTCTACTACTGGAACCAGAGCGCTACCGGTTTCGGTATCGACGAAATGAAGATCGGCGATCTGAAGTACAGCTACGTGTTCTCGCGCAAGGACAACTACGATCAGGAGCCCTACATCAACCGTCACGATTTCAACGTCGGCGGTTTCCAGGTCAACCCGGGTGGCGAGCTGGAAGTGGGCGTCAGCTACATCGACAAACCGGACAGCACCGACAGCCACAGCGGTTGGGCGGTCACAGCGCAGCACAAGCAGCAGGACTTCCTCGGCGGGGTCAACACCTTCGCCCTGCAGTACGGGCGCGGGCCGGGTACCGGTCTGGGCTACACCGGTGATCCGACTCTCGACAGCAGCAACCGCAGCTGGCGCCTGGTGGAGTTCTTCGACTTCCAGATGACCCCACGTCTCGGCGGCCAGGTCGAGCTGGTCTATCAGAAGGACAAGCGCCCGGATGGCGCGGATCAGAACTGGCTGTCCATCGGCGGCCGTACCAGCTACGCCTTCACCGAGCAGTTCAAACTGGTCGGCGAGATCGGCCGCGATCAGGTCGAGGCGCCCGGCGGCACGCGCAAGCTAACCAAGTTCACCATCGCACCGACCTGGTCGCCCGCCGGCCCCGGCTTCTGGGAACGCCCGGAAATCCGCCTGTACTACACCTACGCCAGCTGGAACCGCGCGGCGCAGCAGGCCGCCAATCTGCTGGCCGACGGCTCGGCCCTGTCCGAGAACGGCGCCTTCGGCAGCGCCCGCCACGGCTCCAACTTCGGCGTGCAGGTCGAATACTGGTGGAAGTAG
- the mapR gene encoding GntR family transcriptional regulator MpaR (MapR regulates genes involved in Pseudomonas quinolone signal (PQS) production and anthranilate metabolism): MKRYEKFADEIAELIRTGVLGPGEKVPSVRHASRTYGVSPSTVFQAYYLLEDRGLIQARARSGYFVREHAKRPLHEPELTGHAAQTTEVDVSELVFSVLASLKDPHTVPFGSAFPSPDLFPLPRLAKSMAHALRMLSPHEIIADMTAGNADLRRQIALRYMVSGVMLPMEELVISNGAMEALNLCLQCVTQPGDLVAIESPTFYACLQVLERLQLKAVEIPVHPREGIDLGALSDSLRQLPIKACWFMSSLQNPLGASMSEARKQALYDLLVEHQVPLIEDDVYAELYFGSHPPKPVKSFDREGLVMHCGSFSKSLAPGYRIGWVAGGRYAEQIARLKLMTTISPSVPAQAALADYLQHGGYDRHLRKLRHALEMQQSAMLASAARHFPASTRVTRPSGGYFLWFEFPERLDSLQLLRLALAQGISLAPGPIFSASQGFRHCARLNYGHPWNPRSEQAMEVLGRLVAGLL; the protein is encoded by the coding sequence ATGAAACGCTACGAAAAATTTGCCGACGAGATCGCCGAGCTGATCCGTACCGGCGTGCTTGGCCCCGGCGAGAAGGTGCCCTCGGTACGCCATGCCAGCCGCACCTATGGCGTCAGCCCGTCCACCGTATTCCAGGCCTACTACCTGCTGGAAGACCGCGGCCTGATCCAGGCCCGCGCCCGTTCCGGCTATTTCGTGCGCGAACACGCCAAACGCCCGCTGCATGAGCCTGAGCTGACCGGCCACGCCGCGCAGACCACCGAGGTCGACGTCAGCGAGCTGGTGTTCTCCGTGCTCGCCTCGCTCAAGGACCCGCACACCGTGCCCTTCGGCTCGGCCTTCCCCAGCCCCGACCTGTTCCCGCTGCCGCGCCTGGCCAAGAGCATGGCGCACGCGCTGCGCATGCTCTCGCCGCACGAGATCATCGCCGACATGACCGCCGGCAACGCCGACCTGCGCCGACAGATCGCCCTGCGCTACATGGTCAGTGGCGTGATGCTGCCGATGGAGGAGCTGGTGATCAGCAACGGAGCCATGGAGGCGCTCAATCTCTGCCTGCAGTGCGTGACCCAGCCGGGCGATCTGGTGGCCATCGAATCACCAACCTTCTACGCCTGCCTGCAGGTGCTGGAACGCCTGCAGCTCAAGGCCGTGGAAATTCCCGTACACCCGCGCGAAGGCATCGACCTGGGCGCCCTTTCCGACAGTCTCAGGCAACTGCCGATCAAGGCCTGCTGGTTCATGAGCAGCCTGCAGAACCCGCTCGGCGCGAGCATGAGCGAGGCCAGGAAGCAGGCGCTGTACGACCTGCTGGTCGAACATCAGGTGCCGCTGATCGAGGACGACGTGTACGCCGAGCTGTACTTCGGCAGCCACCCGCCCAAGCCGGTGAAGAGCTTCGACCGCGAAGGTCTGGTGATGCACTGCGGCTCCTTCTCCAAGAGCCTGGCGCCGGGCTATCGCATAGGCTGGGTGGCTGGCGGCCGTTATGCCGAGCAGATCGCCCGGCTCAAGCTGATGACTACCATCTCGCCCTCGGTGCCAGCCCAGGCAGCGCTGGCCGATTACCTGCAGCACGGCGGCTACGACCGTCACCTGCGCAAGCTGCGCCATGCCCTGGAAATGCAGCAGAGCGCCATGCTCGCCTCCGCCGCCCGGCACTTTCCCGCCAGCACGCGGGTCACGCGGCCGTCGGGCGGCTACTTCCTCTGGTTCGAATTCCCCGAGCGTCTGGACTCGCTGCAGTTGCTGCGCCTGGCCCTGGCTCAGGGCATCAGCCTGGCGCCGGGGCCGATCTTCTCCGCCAGCCAGGGCTTTCGCCACTGCGCACGCCTGAACTACGGGCACCCGTGGAATCCGCGCAGCGAGCAGGCCATGGAAGTACTCGGGCGTCTGGTGGCGGGCCTGCTCTGA
- the ccoG gene encoding cytochrome c oxidase accessory protein CcoG, with translation MTDMIPVRSLDTAKPIRLTPAQAGGPIHTRSFTGRFRNLRLLGAGLLFLLFFGTAWIDWNGRQAVLWDLDNRQFHIFGATFWPQDFILLSAILIIAAFGLFFITVLAGRVWCGYACPQSVWTWVFMRVEQITEGDRGQRIKLDAAPWSLQKLARRSAKHALWLAVSLATALAFVGYFTPVRQLTVDLATLEVGATTAFWVLFFTAATYINAGWLREKVCRDMCPYSRFQSVMFDSDTLVISYDAARGENRGPRRKDADYKAEGLGDCIDCTVCVQVCPTGIDIRDGLQLECIGCGACVDACDSIMDKLGYARGLVRYSSENELAGGKTHWLRPRLVGYAAMLAVMIGAFVWALAERPLISLDVTRDRGLFRENSLGQIENIYSLKIINKTQQARSYVIDLVDAGAFELHGPSTLNLAPGEIRDLPVSVALTASHNAAGPQTLRFEVRDQADADSRVSTRSTFLAPLR, from the coding sequence ATGACCGACATGATCCCCGTGCGGAGCCTCGATACCGCCAAACCCATCCGCCTGACACCGGCCCAGGCCGGCGGCCCAATCCACACGCGCAGCTTCACCGGGCGTTTTCGCAACCTGCGCCTGCTCGGTGCCGGCCTGCTGTTCCTGCTGTTCTTCGGCACCGCCTGGATCGATTGGAACGGCCGCCAGGCCGTGCTCTGGGATCTGGATAACCGTCAGTTCCATATCTTCGGCGCGACCTTCTGGCCACAGGATTTCATCCTGCTCTCGGCGATCCTGATCATCGCCGCCTTCGGCCTGTTCTTCATCACCGTGTTGGCTGGCCGCGTCTGGTGCGGCTACGCCTGCCCGCAGAGCGTATGGACCTGGGTGTTCATGCGCGTGGAGCAGATCACCGAGGGCGACCGCGGCCAGCGCATCAAGCTCGACGCCGCGCCCTGGTCGCTGCAGAAGCTGGCTCGGCGCAGCGCCAAGCACGCTCTGTGGCTGGCGGTCAGCCTGGCCACGGCCCTGGCCTTCGTCGGCTACTTCACCCCGGTGCGCCAGCTGACGGTGGACCTGGCGACGCTCGAAGTCGGCGCCACCACGGCGTTCTGGGTGCTGTTCTTCACGGCTGCCACCTATATCAACGCCGGCTGGCTGCGGGAAAAGGTGTGCCGCGACATGTGCCCCTACTCGCGCTTCCAGAGCGTGATGTTCGACAGCGATACGCTGGTCATTTCCTACGACGCCGCCCGTGGCGAAAACCGCGGCCCGCGTCGCAAGGATGCCGATTACAAGGCCGAAGGTCTGGGCGACTGCATCGACTGCACGGTCTGCGTGCAGGTCTGCCCTACCGGCATCGACATCCGCGACGGCCTGCAACTGGAATGCATCGGCTGCGGCGCATGCGTCGATGCCTGCGACAGCATCATGGACAAGCTCGGCTATGCCCGCGGCCTGGTGCGCTACAGCTCGGAGAACGAGCTGGCCGGTGGCAAGACCCACTGGTTGCGCCCTCGTCTGGTCGGCTACGCGGCCATGCTGGCGGTGATGATCGGTGCCTTCGTCTGGGCACTGGCCGAACGTCCGCTGATTTCCCTGGACGTGACCCGCGACCGTGGCCTGTTCCGCGAGAACTCGCTGGGCCAGATCGAGAACATCTACAGCCTGAAGATCATCAACAAGACCCAGCAAGCGCGCAGCTATGTCATCGACCTGGTCGATGCCGGCGCCTTCGAACTGCACGGCCCGAGCACGCTGAACCTGGCGCCAGGGGAGATTCGCGACCTTCCGGTAAGCGTCGCGCTTACGGCCTCGCACAACGCTGCCGGCCCGCAGACCCTGCGTTTCGAGGTACGCGACCAGGCCGATGCGGACAGTCGCGTCAGCACCCGGAGCACCTTCCTCGCGCCGCTGCGCTAG
- a CDS encoding nitrite/sulfite reductase, translated as MYQYDDYDRALVRERVAQFRDQVQRRLADELSEEEFLPLRLQNGLYLQKHAYMLRVAIPYGTLSARQMRALAHIAREYDRGYGHFTTRQNIQFNWIELERVPDILDWLAEHDMHAIQTSGNCVRNITTEAFAGVAADEYLDPRPLAEILRQWSTVNPEFLFLPRKFKIALCAAEQDRAAIQVHDIGLQLYRDEAGELRLRVLVGGGLGRTPIIAQTLREGLHWQDCLSYVEAILRVYNRHGRRDNKYKARIKILVKALGIEDFAAEVEREWQPIKDGPARLTEDEYERVAASFHKPAYVPQDALDLDFGTHLARDEAFARWVSRNVMAHQVPGYLSVVLSTKPGISAPPGDVTAEQMEALADWSERYGFGEIRVAHEQNLVLPDVRKADLYALWREAEAAGLGTANAGLLTDIIACPGGDFCSLANAKSIPIAQAIQQRFDDLDYLHDLGELSLNISGCMNACGHHHIGNIGILGVDKNGSEWYQLTLGGSQGQQAALGKVIGPSFAAEQVPEVIERIVRTYVDQREVNEGFLDTFQRIGLEPFKASVYSREEVA; from the coding sequence ATGTACCAATACGACGATTATGACCGCGCGCTGGTGCGCGAGCGCGTCGCCCAGTTTCGCGACCAGGTACAGCGGCGCCTGGCCGACGAACTGAGCGAAGAGGAGTTCCTGCCGCTGCGCCTGCAGAACGGCCTGTACCTGCAGAAGCACGCCTACATGCTGCGCGTGGCGATCCCCTACGGCACCCTGTCGGCCAGGCAGATGCGCGCACTGGCGCATATCGCCCGCGAGTACGACCGCGGTTACGGCCACTTCACCACGCGGCAGAACATCCAGTTCAACTGGATCGAACTGGAACGCGTGCCGGACATTCTCGACTGGCTGGCCGAGCACGACATGCATGCCATCCAGACCTCCGGCAACTGCGTGCGCAACATCACCACCGAGGCGTTTGCCGGCGTCGCTGCCGACGAGTACCTGGACCCGCGCCCGCTGGCCGAGATCCTCCGCCAGTGGTCGACGGTCAACCCGGAATTTCTCTTCCTGCCGCGCAAGTTCAAGATCGCCCTGTGCGCCGCCGAGCAGGACCGTGCGGCGATCCAGGTGCATGACATCGGCCTGCAGCTGTACCGCGACGAAGCAGGCGAATTGCGCCTGCGCGTGCTGGTCGGTGGTGGCCTGGGGCGTACTCCGATCATCGCCCAGACCCTGCGTGAAGGCCTGCACTGGCAGGACTGCCTGTCCTACGTCGAGGCCATCCTGCGTGTGTACAACCGCCATGGCCGGCGCGACAACAAGTACAAGGCGCGGATCAAGATTCTGGTCAAGGCGCTGGGCATCGAAGACTTCGCCGCCGAGGTGGAGCGCGAGTGGCAACCGATCAAGGACGGCCCGGCACGCCTTACCGAGGATGAGTACGAACGCGTCGCCGCCTCCTTCCACAAACCGGCCTACGTGCCGCAGGACGCCCTCGACCTCGACTTCGGCACCCACCTGGCGCGCGACGAGGCCTTCGCCCGCTGGGTCTCGCGCAACGTCATGGCGCATCAGGTGCCTGGCTACCTCAGCGTGGTGCTGTCGACCAAGCCGGGCATCAGTGCACCGCCCGGTGACGTCACCGCCGAGCAGATGGAGGCGCTGGCGGACTGGAGCGAGCGCTACGGCTTCGGCGAGATTCGCGTCGCTCACGAACAGAACCTGGTGCTACCCGATGTACGCAAGGCCGACCTCTACGCGCTATGGCGGGAAGCCGAAGCGGCGGGGCTGGGCACGGCCAATGCCGGCCTGCTCACCGACATCATCGCCTGCCCCGGTGGTGATTTCTGCTCGCTGGCCAATGCCAAGTCGATCCCCATTGCCCAGGCCATCCAGCAGCGTTTCGACGACCTCGACTACCTGCATGATCTGGGCGAGCTGAGCCTGAACATCTCCGGCTGCATGAACGCCTGCGGCCACCACCATATCGGCAACATCGGCATCCTCGGCGTCGACAAGAACGGCAGCGAGTGGTACCAGCTCACCCTCGGCGGCAGCCAGGGCCAGCAGGCGGCGCTGGGCAAGGTGATCGGCCCGTCGTTCGCTGCCGAGCAGGTGCCCGAGGTGATCGAGCGCATCGTGCGCACCTATGTCGATCAGCGGGAGGTCAACGAAGGCTTTCTCGACACCTTCCAGCGCATCGGCCTGGAGCCATTCAAGGCGAGCGTGTACAGCCGCGAGGAGGTGGCATGA
- a CDS encoding DUF934 domain-containing protein produces MNNLIRLVEGQACIVSDDPWQLDAEGDAPLILPLAAWRERQPVEVLEGRVMSADGLLLQVDDEPEALLPFLASLPLIAIEFPSFRDGRGYSQAYLLRTRLGWRGELRAVGDVLRDQLAHMRQCGFDAFAVRADKSVEDAIKGLEGLSVLYGRSAIEPRPLFRRGRHKEESRS; encoded by the coding sequence ATGAACAACCTGATTCGCCTGGTCGAGGGCCAGGCCTGCATCGTCAGTGATGATCCCTGGCAACTCGACGCTGAAGGGGACGCGCCGCTGATCCTGCCGCTGGCGGCCTGGCGCGAGCGACAGCCTGTGGAAGTGCTGGAGGGCAGGGTGATGAGCGCAGATGGCCTGCTGCTGCAGGTCGACGACGAGCCGGAAGCGCTGCTGCCGTTTCTTGCCAGCCTGCCGCTGATCGCCATCGAGTTTCCCAGCTTCCGCGACGGCCGTGGCTACAGCCAGGCCTATCTGTTGCGCACCCGCCTGGGCTGGCGCGGCGAGTTGCGCGCGGTCGGCGACGTGCTGCGTGATCAGCTGGCGCACATGCGTCAATGCGGCTTTGATGCCTTCGCCGTGCGTGCCGACAAATCGGTGGAAGATGCAATCAAGGGCCTCGAAGGGCTCAGTGTGTTGTATGGTCGCTCGGCTATCGAACCGCGTCCGCTGTTTCGCCGGGGACGCCATAAGGAGGAATCGAGATCATGA